The proteins below come from a single Acidimicrobiales bacterium genomic window:
- a CDS encoding GNAT family protein: VDRWKELERRWSRDGLMGEEGFLSVALEDRTCIGLVNWRAGRFGSCEIGIALLPDHRGRGYGTDAQRQLVDYLFSNHPVHRLEAGTEKDNIAEQRALERVGFVREGVRRAGRFRDGRWRDGVLYGLLRDDPR; this comes from the coding sequence GTCGACCGGTGGAAGGAGCTCGAACGGCGTTGGTCCCGCGACGGGCTGATGGGCGAGGAGGGCTTTCTGAGCGTCGCCCTCGAGGACCGCACATGCATCGGCCTGGTGAACTGGCGGGCCGGTCGCTTCGGCTCCTGTGAGATCGGCATCGCCCTGTTGCCCGACCATCGGGGCAGGGGCTACGGGACGGATGCCCAGCGCCAGCTGGTCGACTACCTGTTCTCGAACCATCCGGTTCACCGGCTGGAGGCCGGCACGGAGAAGGACAACATCGCCGAGCAGCGCGCCCTGGAGAGGGTCGGCTTCGTGCGCGAGGGCGTCAGGCGGGCGGGGCGCTTCCGGGACGGGCGGTGGCGCGACGGTGTCCTGT